A DNA window from Castanea sativa cultivar Marrone di Chiusa Pesio chromosome 7, ASM4071231v1 contains the following coding sequences:
- the LOC142643515 gene encoding protein FAR1-RELATED SEQUENCE 5 — translation MDNEMIEFDIGLGSGGGDDDGVDMDDEEMVDSPAHITTSGGGGAGASSELYLPEGDLLDLEPYEGMEFESEEAAKAFYNSYARRVGFSTRVSSSRRSRRDGAIIQRQFVCAKEGFRNLNEKRTKDREIKRPRTITRVGCKASLSVKMQDSGKWVVSGFVREHNHELVPPDQVHCLRSHRQISGPAKTLIDTLQAAGMGPRRIMSALIKEYGGISKVGFTEVDCRNYMRNNRQRSLEGDIQLVLDYLRQMHAENPNFFYAVQGDEDQSMSNVFWADPKARLNYTYFGDTVTFDTTYRSNRYRLPFAPFTGINHHGHPVLFGCAFLINESEASFVWLFNTWLLAMSGRPPVSITTDHDAVIRSAITQVFPETRHRFCKWHIFKKCQEKLSHVFFKHPNFEADFHKCVNLTELIEEFESCWLSLVDRYDLKDHEWLQTIYSARRQWVPVYLRDTFFAEMSITQRSDSMNSYFDGYVNASTNLNQFFKLYEKALESRNEKEVKADYDTMNTAPILKTPSPMEKQASELYTRKLFVRFQEELVGTLTFMASKAEDDGEVITYQVSKFGEDHKAYYVKFNVLEMKATCSCQMFEFSGLLCRHILAVFRVTNVLTLPSHYILKRWTKNAKSSVILEERTSDVYTNYLESHTVRYNTLRHEVFKFVDEGAKALETYDVAMGALQVAAKKLSHATKNEGKPGMANGRVKGNLVTDGSRANCTTDDLERCSGQHLSEDDMDRRIRELTNELESANRKCEVYRANLLSVLKDIEDHKQQLSIKVQNIKISMKDGL, via the exons ATGGATAATGAGATGATTGAATTTGATATTGGGTTGGggagtggtggtggtgatgatgatggtgtGGATATGGATGATGAAGAAATGGTTGATAGCCCAGCTCACATTACTACCAGTGGTGGAGGTGGTGCTGGCGCAAGCTCTGAACTTTACCTTCCTGAGGGGGACCTATTGGACCTTGAACCTTATGAAGGAATGGAATTTGAGTCTGAAGAGGCTGCCAAGGCTTTCTATAATTCTTATGCTCGTCGTGTTGGCTTCAGTACCCGTGTCAGCTCCTCCCGTCGTTCCAGGCGTGATGGGGCTATCATACAGAGGCAATTTGTCTGTGCCAAGGAGGGGTTTCGTAACTTGAATGAGAAGCGCACCAAGGACAGAGAGATTAAGCGCCCGAGAACCATTACCCGAGTGGGCTGCAAAGCATCCTTGTCTGTCAAGATGCAGGACTCAGGGAAATGGGTTGTGTCTGGGTTTGTAAGGGAACACAATCATGAGCTGGTTCCACCCGATCAGGTGCACTGCCTTCGCTCTCACAGGCAAATCTCTGGCCCTGCCAAGACCTTGATCGATACCTTGCAGGCTGCTGGGATGGGTCCTCGGAGGATCATGTCTGCTCTCATTAAAGAGTATGGTGGAATAAGCAAAGTTGGATTTACAGAGGTTGACTGTAGGAACTACATGAGGAATAACCGACAGAGGAGCTTAGAAGGGGACATTCAACTTGTTCTGGATTATTTGAGACAAATGCATGCTGAGAACCCGAATTTCTTTTATGCAGTGCAGGGTGATGAGGATCAGTCTATGAGCAATGTTTTCTGGGCTGATCCAAAGGCGAGGCTGAACTATACTTACTTTGGTGATACTGTTACATTTGACACTACCTACAGGTCTAATAGGTACCGTCTTCCCTTTGCACCTTTCACTGGGATAAACCATCATGGACATcctgttttgtttggttgtgctTTCCTAATTAATGAATCTGAAGCATCATTTGTGTGGTTGTTTAATACGTGGCTTCTGGCAATGTCTGGTCGACCTCCAGTGTCAATCACAACTGATCATGATGCGGTGATACGTTCAGCTATCACACAAGTTTTCCCAGAAACCCGCCACCGCTTCTGCAAATGgcacattttcaaaaaatgccaGGAGAAGTTGTCCCATGTGTTTTTCAAGCACCCAAATTTTGAAGCAGACTTTCATAAATGTGTTAACTTGACCGAGTTGATTGAGGAATTTGAGTCTTGCTGGTTGTCGCTTGTTGATAGATATGATCTCAAGGATCATGAGTGGCTTCAAACAATCTACTCCGCTCGCAGGCAATGGGTCCCCGTATATTTACGGGATACCTTCTTTGCAGAAATGTCCATAACCCAGCGAAGTGATAGTATGAATTCTTACTTTGATGGTTATGTGAATGCCTCAACCAATCTGAATCAGTTCTTTAAGCTATATGAGAAAGCTTTAGAGAGTCGCAATGAGAAAGAGGTGAAAGCAGATTATGATACTATGAACACTGCCCCGATTTTGAAGACCCCTTCTCCAATGGAGAAACAGGCATCTGAACTTTACACAAGAAAACTATTTGTGCGGTTTCAAGAGGAGCTAGTTGGGACGCTAACTTTCATGGCATCCAAGGCTGAGGATGATGGGGAGGTAATCACATATCAAGTGTCCAAGTTTGGGGAGGATCATAAAGCTTACTATGTTAAATTCAATGTTTTGGAGATGAAAGCAACTTGTAGTTGCCAGATGTTTGAGTTTTCAGGTCTTCTTTGCAGACACATATTGGCAGTATTTAGAGTGACTAATGTGCTTACTCTCCCATCTCACTATATATTAAAACGATGGACGAAAAATGCCAAGAGCAGTGTTATATTAGAAGAACGTACAAGTGATGTATATACCAATTATCTAGAATCTCATACCGTACGATATAACACCCTACGCCATGAGGTTTTTAAATTTGTCGATGAAGGGGCAAAGGCTCTGGAAACTTATGATGTGGCAATGGGTGCTTTGCAAGTGGCTGCAAAAAAACTTTCTCATGCAACAAAGAATGAGGGAAAACCAGGCATGGCCAATGGGCGTGTTAAGGGTAACTTGGTGACTGATGGAAGTCGTGCAAATTGCACCACTGATGATCTTGAAAGGTGCTCGGGACAGCATCTATCTGAG GATGATATGGACAGGAGAATTCGAGAACTTACTAATGAACTGGAGAGTGCAAATCGAAAATGTGAGGTTTATCGGGCAAACCTGCTTTCAGTTTTAAAAGATATCGAGGATCATAAGCAGCAGTTGTCGATTAAAGTGCAAAACATAAAGATTAGTATGAAAGACGGCCTCTAA
- the LOC142643634 gene encoding protein FAR1-RELATED SEQUENCE 9, with product MSGNRQRTLGGGGQHVLDYLKRMHAENPAFFYAVQGDNDHASGNIFWVDATSRMNYSFFGDAVLFDTTYRTNRYRVPFASFTGFNHHGQPVLFGCALILNESESSLIWLFQTWLHAMSGRPPVSITSDPDRFVQVAVAQVLPETRHRFCKWTVFREMQEKLAHLYQSHPTFDTEFKKCINETEAIDEFESCWASLLERYYLMGDEWLQSMYNARQQWVPVYMRNTFFGEISRSEGSVGLNLFFDGYVNASTTIQTMIKQYEKAIASWHDKELKADYDTTNANPVLKTPSPMEKQAANLYTRTIFMKFQEELVETLANPATKIDDSGTVSTYRVAKFGEDHKAHNVTFNSFEMKASCSCQMFEYSGIICRHVLAVFRAKNVLTLPAQYILKRWTRNAKSGAVLDEHAAELPNSSRESLTVRYNNLRQEAIKYVEEGAKSIHIYNVAMDALKEATKKVAVVKNRGPGPTQGATLVNGGGQELHATQENQTATYQSLDEKKKKISELTAELENTNQRCEVYRSNLLAVLKDMEEQKLKLSVKVQNARLSLKE from the exons ATGAGTGGCAACAGACAGAGGACCCTTGGGGGTGGGGGTCAGCATGTACTGGACTACCTGAAACGAATGCATGCAGAGAATCCTGCTTTCTTTTATGCAGTTCAGGGTGATAATGATCACGCTAGTGGAAATATATTCTGGGTAGATGCAACATCCAGAATGAACTATTCTTTCTTTGGGGATGCTGTCCTATTTGACACAACATACAGGACAAACCGGTATAGGGTACCCTTTGCCTCATTCACAGGGTTTAATCATCATGGGCAGCCTGTGTTATTTGGTTGTGCACTAATTCTCAATGAGTCAGAGTCCTCCCTCATATGGCTATTCCAAACTTGGCTTCATGCAATGTCTGGACGACCACCCGTCTCTATAACAAGCGATCCAGACCGGTTCGTACAAGTTGCTGTCGCACAAGTTCTTCCTGAAACCCGCCATCGTTTCTGTAAGTGGACCGTATTCCGAGAAATGCAAGAGAAACTGGCTCATTTATACCAGTCACATCCTACTTTTGATACAGAATTCAAGAAGTGCATAAATGAGACTGAGGCAATTGATGAATTTGAGTCATGCTGGGCTTCACTGCTGGAGAGATACTATCTCATGGGTGATGAATGGCTTCAGTCAATGTACAATGCTCGGCAACAGTGGGTCCCAGTATACATGCGAAACACTTTCTTTGGAGAGATATCTAGAAGTGAAGGAAGCGTGGGTTTAAATTTGTTCTTCGATGGATATGTGAATGCATCCACTACCATACAGACAATGATTAAGCAGTACGAGAAAGCTATAGCAAGTTGGCATGATAAGGAATTAAAGGCAGATTACGACACTACTAATGCTAACCCTGTTCTGAAGACACCATCTCCCATGGAAAAACAAGCTGCAAATCTTTATACAAGGACAATATTCATGAAATTTCAAGAGGAACTGGTTGAGACCCTTGCTAATCCTGCAACCAAAATTGATGACTCAGGGACTGTCAGCACGTATCGAGTGGCCAAATTTGGGGAAGACCACAAGGCACACAATGTGACTTTCAATTCTTTTGAGATGAAAGCTAGTTGCAGCTGCCAAATGTTCGAGTATTCTGGAATTATTTGTAGGCATGTATTAGCAGTTTTTAGAGCAAAAAACGTTCTCACTCTTCCAGCTCAGTATATATTGAAACGATGGACAAGGAATGCCAAGAGTGGTGCAGTGTTGGATGAACATGCTGCTGAGTTGCCAAACAGTTCTCGGGAATCTTTAACCGTGCGGTATAACAATCTACGTCAGGAAGCAATCAAATATGTAGAAGAAGGAGCAAAATCTATCCATATTTATAATGTGGCAATGGATGCTTTAAAAGAGGCTACTAAGAAGGTTGCTGTTGTGAAGAATCGAGGTCCAGGACCTACACAAGGTGCTACTCTAGTAAATGGAGGAGGGCAAGAATTGCACGCTACTCAAGAAAATCAAACGGCAACATATCAATCTCTG gatgagaagaaaaagaaaattagtgaATTGACTGCTGAGTTGGAGAATACAAATCAACGATGTGAAGTGTATCGGTCAAACCTGCTAGCTGTTCTGAAAGATATGGAAGAACAGAAGTTGAAGCTATCAGTGAAGGTTCAAAATGCCAGGCTTAGCTTGAAAGAATGA
- the LOC142641983 gene encoding uncharacterized protein LOC142641983 produces MMKIDKEISHPIHPLHKLKHEYTEIPFNCDGCKEAGIGLKYRCQQCEFELHKACAVAPPTSIIHQPFYEKCEFQFNYNPPGAARRICDACRKDVLGFVYHCKRCGFDLHPCCANLPRVLNDGEYNLYLCLKLSSSCHRCGGKGHGWSYRSHCKTYHLHVSCVKELLVENWQAIYLNVDKNKVREMQTRIPSLEGTLKNYHGHGAGRGGKVSKCCQIAGGAVRVIVSAILGDPTAIIAAVVAGFISK; encoded by the coding sequence ATGATGAAAATCGACAAAGAGATTTCTCACCCAATCCATCCACTGCACAAGCTAAAGCATGAATACACAGAGATCCCATTCAATTGTGATGGGTGCAAAGAAGCTGGTATTGGCCTCAAATACAGATGCCAGCAATGCGAGTTTGAGTTACATAAGGCCTGTGCTGTGGCACCCCCAACTAGTATTATTCATCAACCTTTTTACGAGAAATGTGAGTTCCAATTTAACTATAATCCCCCTGGTGCAGCTAGGAGAATATGTGATGCATGTAGGAAAGATGTTCTGGGGTTTGTGTACCACTGCAAAAGATGCGGTTTTGATCTTCATCCTTGCTGTGCAAACCTCCCACGAGTCCTAAACGATGGCGAATACAACCTTTACTTGTGCCTCAAGCTCTCTAGTTCATGCCATCGTTGTGGGGGCAAAGGACATGGTTGGTCTTATAGGTCCCACTGCAAAACCTATCACCTACATGTGTCATGTGTTAAGGAGTTGCTTGTGGAAAACTGGCAGGCTATTTATCTTAATGTGGACAAGAACAAGGTCAGGGAAATGCAAACTAGGATCCCAAGCCTCGAAGGGACGCTTAAAAACTATCATGGTCATGGAGCAGGGAGAGGAGGAAAGGTGAGCAAGTGCTGTCAGATTGCTGGTGGAGCTGTTCGTGTTATTGTCTCTGCCATCTTGGGGGATCCTACAGCTATAATAGCTGCAGTGGTTGCTGGTTTCATATCCAAGTAG